From the Priestia koreensis genome, one window contains:
- the clpP gene encoding ATP-dependent Clp endopeptidase proteolytic subunit ClpP, producing the protein MNLIPTVIEQTNRGERAYDIYSRLLKDRIIMLGSAIDDNVANSIVSQLLFLAAEDPEKDISLYINSPGGSITAGMAIYDTMQFIKPKVSTICIGMAASMGAFLLAAGEKGKRFALPNSEVMIHQPLGGAQGQATEIEIAAKRILFLREKLNQILSERTGQPIEVIGRDTDRDNFMTAERAVEYGLIDRIMTSDPTQTV; encoded by the coding sequence ATGAATTTAATTCCTACAGTTATTGAACAAACCAACCGTGGTGAACGTGCATACGACATCTACTCTCGTTTATTAAAAGATCGTATTATCATGCTTGGTAGCGCTATTGATGACAACGTAGCAAATTCAATTGTTTCTCAGCTTTTATTCTTGGCTGCTGAAGATCCAGAAAAAGATATCTCTTTATACATTAACAGCCCAGGTGGTTCTATTACAGCTGGTATGGCAATCTATGACACGATGCAATTCATTAAGCCAAAGGTTTCAACAATCTGCATCGGTATGGCTGCTTCAATGGGTGCTTTCTTACTTGCAGCTGGTGAAAAAGGCAAACGATTTGCTTTACCAAACAGTGAAGTAATGATTCACCAACCACTAGGTGGGGCACAAGGTCAAGCAACGGAAATTGAAATTGCGGCAAAACGCATTTTATTCCTACGCGAAAAACTAAACCAAATTCTATCTGAACGTACAGGTCAACCAATCGAAGTTATTGGCCGTGATACAGACCGTGATAACTTCATGACGGCTGAGCGTGCAGTAGAATATGGATTAATCGACCGCATCATGACAAGCGATCCTACACAAACAGTATAA
- a CDS encoding HPr family phosphocarrier protein, with amino-acid sequence MVEKKVEVLLKTGLQARPAALFVQEANRFSSDVFLEKEGKKVNAKSIMGLMSLAVYSGSEITLIADGADEEEAIEALVNYVQKEG; translated from the coding sequence ATGGTCGAAAAAAAGGTAGAAGTTCTATTAAAAACGGGTTTACAAGCAAGGCCGGCTGCACTATTCGTACAAGAAGCAAATCGTTTTTCATCAGACGTGTTTTTAGAGAAGGAAGGTAAAAAAGTAAACGCCAAGAGCATTATGGGGTTAATGAGCTTAGCTGTTTATTCAGGCTCTGAAATTACGTTAATTGCCGATGGAGCAGACGAAGAAGAAGCAATTGAAGCGCTAGTAAACTACGTGCAAAAAGAAGGCTAA